One stretch of Filifactor alocis ATCC 35896 DNA includes these proteins:
- a CDS encoding metal-sensitive transcriptional regulator, whose amino-acid sequence MKKGIGNKIKENTDNSMTCENFEEECMTCDTISKEDSLENKNLIHRLHRIEGQIRGIQKMIQEDRDCVDIITQVSASLSALENVSLIILEKHIKGYLQNMKTNPEEEESIDILVEVIKRILK is encoded by the coding sequence ATGAAAAAAGGGATAGGTAATAAGATAAAAGAAAATACAGATAATAGTATGACTTGTGAAAATTTTGAAGAAGAATGTATGACTTGTGATACGATATCGAAAGAAGATTCATTGGAAAATAAAAATTTGATTCATCGCCTTCATAGAATAGAAGGTCAAATTCGTGGAATTCAAAAAATGATTCAGGAAGATCGAGATTGTGTAGATATCATTACACAGGTTTCTGCATCTCTTTCGGCTTTGGAAAATGTAAGTTTGATTATTTTAGAGAAGCATATCAAAGGATATCTTCAGAATATGAAAACAAATCCTGAGGAAGAAGAATCAATTGATATTTTGGTAGAAGTCATTAAGCGAATTTTGAAATAA
- a CDS encoding heavy metal translocating P-type ATPase produces MKEQKIEYDIIGMHCAACSARIENRLSKEEGIIDVAVNLALETGSVSYDSERISPDRIVDIVDKMGFQLIVKQEDTVSIDGLREEEYAKQKRLFLCSLILTLPLFWTMVTHFSFSSSWWIPKILLNPKIQWVLATPVQFFVGWQFYKGAYASLKSRNANMDVLVSLGTSAAYFYSVYLTILNWNSSSHIHLYFETSAMLITLILLGKLLEQNAKGKTSSAIKKLIGLQSKTAVVERDGKEETIPISDVVVGDILHVKPGEKIPVDAIVIYGNSAVDESMINGEPIPNDKEVGDFVIGSTVNKSGFLKIKAKKIGKDTMLSQIIETVKKAQSSKAPIQRIADKIAGIFVPVVMTIAAITFVAWYVWIDQGNFSRALENMISVLVIACPCSLGLATPTAIMAGSGRAAEYGVLFKGGEYLENAYRTNTIVLDKTGTITEGKPALSTVVIKNISEESFYQYVYSLEKCSEHPLAQAVVEGFEKSKKLDVIPLDDFENLSGYGVGGHVFGNEIWVGNRKLMLSKKIHFEEEDEILQLEETGKTLVFVAINGELSGYMAISDTLKESSKSSIEQLKKLGIDVIMMTGDHITAAREVASKVGIDTVIADVLPEEKADEIGKLQKQGKIVSMVGDGINDSPALATADVSMAIGTGTDIAMETADITLMRGDLESVYDALLLSKHTMRIIKQNLFWALCYNSIGIPLAASGCLLPWIAGAAMACSSVSVVTNSLRLQRIKLS; encoded by the coding sequence ATGAAGGAACAAAAAATAGAGTATGATATTATCGGAATGCATTGTGCAGCTTGTTCTGCAAGGATAGAAAATAGACTTTCTAAAGAGGAAGGAATTATTGATGTTGCTGTAAACCTTGCTTTAGAGACAGGTAGTGTATCGTACGATTCTGAAAGAATTTCCCCTGATAGGATTGTTGATATTGTAGACAAAATGGGATTTCAGTTAATTGTAAAACAGGAAGATACAGTTTCAATTGATGGATTGAGAGAAGAGGAATATGCGAAACAAAAAAGATTATTTTTGTGTTCTCTTATTTTAACACTTCCTCTGTTTTGGACAATGGTGACTCATTTTTCGTTCAGTTCTTCTTGGTGGATTCCAAAGATTCTTTTGAATCCTAAAATTCAGTGGGTATTGGCAACGCCTGTGCAATTCTTTGTAGGTTGGCAATTCTATAAGGGTGCGTATGCTTCACTAAAAAGTAGAAATGCAAATATGGATGTGTTGGTTTCACTTGGGACATCAGCTGCATATTTTTATAGTGTGTATCTGACTATTTTGAATTGGAACAGTTCCTCACACATTCATCTATATTTTGAAACGAGTGCAATGTTGATTACACTGATATTGTTAGGAAAGTTGTTGGAGCAAAATGCAAAGGGAAAAACGTCATCAGCTATCAAAAAATTGATAGGATTACAATCTAAGACAGCTGTTGTAGAACGCGATGGAAAAGAAGAAACAATTCCTATTTCTGATGTTGTTGTGGGAGATATTCTCCATGTGAAACCGGGAGAAAAAATTCCGGTTGACGCAATCGTTATTTATGGGAATTCAGCTGTCGATGAATCTATGATTAACGGGGAACCCATTCCCAATGATAAAGAAGTTGGTGATTTTGTAATCGGTTCTACTGTAAATAAGAGCGGATTCTTAAAAATTAAAGCAAAGAAAATCGGTAAGGATACGATGTTGTCTCAAATTATCGAAACAGTAAAAAAAGCACAGTCATCAAAAGCGCCCATCCAAAGAATTGCTGATAAGATAGCGGGAATATTTGTTCCTGTTGTGATGACGATTGCCGCTATCACTTTTGTTGCTTGGTATGTATGGATAGATCAAGGTAATTTTTCAAGAGCATTGGAAAATATGATTTCTGTTTTGGTAATTGCTTGTCCGTGCTCCTTAGGTTTGGCAACTCCAACTGCCATTATGGCAGGCTCCGGCCGTGCAGCAGAATATGGAGTTTTGTTCAAGGGTGGAGAGTATTTGGAAAATGCTTATCGTACAAATACGATTGTGTTGGATAAAACAGGTACAATTACCGAGGGAAAACCTGCGTTATCAACTGTTGTAATAAAAAATATTTCAGAAGAATCTTTCTATCAATATGTCTATTCGTTAGAAAAATGTTCTGAACATCCTTTGGCACAGGCAGTTGTAGAAGGCTTTGAAAAGTCGAAAAAATTAGATGTGATACCTTTAGATGATTTTGAAAACTTGTCCGGATATGGTGTAGGAGGACATGTTTTTGGAAATGAAATATGGGTTGGAAACAGAAAATTGATGTTATCTAAAAAAATTCACTTTGAAGAAGAGGACGAAATATTACAATTGGAAGAAACAGGAAAAACGTTAGTATTTGTTGCGATAAATGGAGAATTATCCGGATATATGGCGATATCAGATACCCTAAAAGAGAGTTCTAAGAGTTCGATAGAACAATTAAAAAAATTGGGAATAGATGTTATTATGATGACAGGAGATCATATTACTGCTGCGCGTGAAGTAGCATCTAAAGTAGGAATAGATACTGTTATTGCAGATGTTTTACCGGAAGAAAAAGCAGATGAGATTGGAAAATTGCAAAAACAAGGAAAAATAGTTTCTATGGTAGGAGACGGAATTAATGATTCTCCTGCTTTGGCTACGGCGGATGTGAGCATGGCAATTGGAACAGGTACAGATATTGCAATGGAAACAGCGGATATCACGCTGATGAGAGGAGATCTGGAATCTGTTTACGATGCGTTGCTTTTGAGTAAGCATACTATGAGAATTATCAAACAAAATCTTTTTTGGGCATTGTGTTATAACAGTATTGGGATTCCGTTGGCAGCATCAGGATGTCTGTTGCCATGGATAGCCGGAGCGGCAATGGCATGCAGTTCTGTTTCTGTAGTAACAAATTCATTGAGATTGCAAAGGATAAAATTGTCATGA
- a CDS encoding cation transporter gives MKKVINVVGMSCGHCVKAVHDALSNKVGVSSVEVDLEKNIAEVDFDETKVTLKELKNEIEELGFGVTDK, from the coding sequence ATGAAGAAAGTAATTAATGTAGTAGGGATGAGTTGCGGACATTGTGTAAAGGCAGTACATGATGCATTATCCAATAAGGTGGGTGTTTCTTCTGTAGAAGTAGATTTGGAAAAAAATATTGCAGAAGTGGATTTTGATGAAACAAAGGTGACTTTGAAAGAATTAAAAAATGAAATTGAGGAATTAGGATTTGGTGTGACAGATAAGTAA